The Haliaeetus albicilla chromosome 27, bHalAlb1.1, whole genome shotgun sequence genome segment ACAGGGGGTATTTCTACGTAGCTGTGGTAGCTATAATGTTTTTGCCACACAATGTTCCACCCAAAAAGGCATTCACCCAAGAATGTCTCTGGGCTCAGTCAGCCTCAGTCCCAGAGGTAGATGTCCCATCCCTAAACCTCTGTGGGCAGTGGTCCGTTGCCAGGAGTCTGTTTGATGCTCCCATTGAGGGTGTTGGCCCTGAAGATGTACGACCTCCCTCTAACCGAGCCTTCAGTGTGGATGCTTTCTGGCTTGTTCTGGCAACGGAAGAACATAAGGAAGCCATTCCGGTAGTTCTTGTTCATCCATCCGTAGAGCAGGGGGTTGACAAATGTCGAGCACATGGCCCCAACATGGAAGACAGTGTACAGAAGTTTGTACTCATGGAAGATAAGAACCAGATCAAGATCAATGGCAAGCTGGAATATGTGGAAGGGGAGCCAACAGACGGCAAATACCACAACCACCATCACTAGCATTTTGGTTGTCTTCCTCCTCCGGCACTGGTTTTCATTCCTAGAAGTGGGACTGACATGGTTTTTGAGCTTGAACCAGATCCTGGTATAGGCATAACAAATAattgcaagaggaaaaacataCTGCAGGAGGAGCATGGACAGACTGTAGATAGTGGCATCTCTGTTATTACCAGAAGGCCATTTTTCTGAGCAGACAGCCATTTTGAGGTTGATGGATGGGATTTCCTCATATCGGTACTCTCTGAAGATGGCCAGAGGACCTGCTAGGACAGCTGCTGCTAGCCACATGATGGCTATGATAGTGAAGCTGAGCTTCTTGGAAATCCTGCTGTCCAGATGGAAAACAATACACCGATACCTATCCAGGGCAATCACAGTAAG includes the following:
- the LOC104313886 gene encoding neuropeptide Y receptor type 2, which gives rise to MGLLEGANSTLTMEKTALDEKLPQGWHAKDFVTPSQDLSGSRSVMMDSTKILGVQVVLIAAYSLIILLGFIGNSLVIYIIVKYKTMRTVTNFFIANLALADLMVDTLCLPFTLVYTLLDEWKFGAVLCHLVPYAQALSVHVSTLTLTVIALDRYRCIVFHLDSRISKKLSFTIIAIMWLAAAVLAGPLAIFREYRYEEIPSINLKMAVCSEKWPSGNNRDATIYSLSMLLLQYVFPLAIICYAYTRIWFKLKNHVSPTSRNENQCRRRKTTKMLVMVVVVFAVCWLPFHIFQLAIDLDLVLIFHEYKLLYTVFHVGAMCSTFVNPLLYGWMNKNYRNGFLMFFRCQNKPESIHTEGSVRGRSYIFRANTLNGSIKQTPGNGPLPTEV